The following is a genomic window from Crossiella equi.
ACCTCTCCCCGTGGAACCGCTTCCACGCAGAACCATAGGACCCGGTGCGGCATTTGTACTCCCCCGGATTCAGGGAATCTCCCATACCAATACCAAACCGGGCGCAAACCGGGCAACAGTGACCCGGACCAGCACACTTGTCCTGGTCAAGGCCGGAAAAGGCGGGCAGGAACCGGGCAGGGGCCGCTTCTTCAAAAACCCTGTCGGCCAGCGAGCGGCCCCTCCGGCGGATTGTCCGCTGTAGCGAATACGCGACTTATCAGCGATTCGCACAGCGCAACGCGGCGCGGTCAAGCTCATCCGGATGGCGGTAGCCGGAGAGGGCCATCGTCAGCTCCGTCTCGGCGAGCACGGCGCGCAGCACGTGCCGCACGCCCTCCTGGCCGCCCAGCGCGAGCCCGTACACCCAGGGCCGCCCGAGCAGCACCGCCCTGGCCCCGAGCGCGAGCGCCTTGACCACGTCGGAGCCGGTGCGCACGCCCGAGTCGAAGAGCACCTCGAGCCGGTCCCCGACCGCCTCGGCGATCTCCGGCAGCAGGTCCAGCGAGGCGACCGCGCCGTCCACCTGGCGCCCGCCGTGGTTGGACACCACAACGCCCTCGACCCCGGCGTCCACCGCGCGGCGCGCGTCGTCGGGGTGCTGCACACCCTTGAGCACGATGGGCCCGTCCCAGTGCTCGCGCAGGAACGGCAGGCGGTCCCAGCTCTTGTCCTGCCCGGTGAACAGCTGCACCCACCGCAGGATCGCCATCTGCGGGTCCTCCTCCGGCGGCGCGGCCAGCCCGGCGCGGAACGCGGGGTCGCTGAACGGGATCGCGGTGCCCACCCCGCGCAGGAACGGCAGGTAGGCCTGGTCGAGGTCGGCGGGTCGCCAGGCCAGCGTCCAGGTGTCCAGGGTGACCACCAGGACGCGGTACCCGGCGGCCTTGGCGCGGCGCAGCAGGGAGGCGCACACCTCGTCGTCGTTGGGCCAGTACAGCTGGTACCAGCGCGAACCGCTCCCGCTGGCCGCCGCGACGTCCTCGATGGAGGTCGAGGAGGCGGTGGACAGGACCATGGGCAGCCCAACCTCGGCGGCGGCACGCGCGGTGGCCAGCTCCGCGTCGGGGTGCACGATGGCCTGCACCCCGACCGGCGCGAGCACCACCGGTCCGGGCAGCTGTTCGCCGAGCACGGTGACACGCAGGTCGCGCTGGGTGGCATCGCGCAGCATGCGGGGCACGATCCGCCAGCGGTCGAAGGCCTCCCGGTTGGCCCGCATGGTCGCGCCCGCCCCGGCGCCCCCGGCCACGTAGCCGAACGGACCGGGGTCGAGCTTGCCCCGGGCGGCGGCCTCCAGCGTGGTGAGGTCGGTGCTCACGGCGGGCCGGACGTCACCGAGGCCCTGGAGGTAGATCTCGTTCTGGTACGCGCTGTGGGGAGCGGTCATGGTCACTGTCTACTACGACTCGCGCGACCGGAACCGGCCACGCCCGGGGCCGAACTGCTTCAGATATGTGAAACCACAGCCCAGCGCCGGGTAGGCCGGATGGCGGAGTCGGTGAACCGCTTCAGGCCCTCAGGTAGGCCAGCACCGCCTGCACCCGGCGGTGGCCCGCGCCGTCCGTGCTCGGCAACCCGAGCTTGGCGAAGATGTTGCCGATGTGCTTGTGCACCGCGCCCGCGCTGATCACCAGCATCTCGCCGATGGTGGTGTTGGAGTGGCCCTCCGCCATCAGTGCCAGGACCTCGCGTTCGCGGGCGGTGAGGGTGCGGACCGGGTCGTCGGCGCGGCGGCGGACGAGCAGCTGGGAGACGACCTCGGGGTCCAGGGCCGTGCCGCCGCCCGCCACGCGGTGCAGGGCGTCCAGGAAGTCGGCGACCTTGCCCACGCGTTCCTTGAGCAGGTAGCCGATCCCGCCGCCGCCGCTGGCGAGCAGCTCGCTGGCGTAGCTGTCCTCGACGTAGGCCGAGAGCACCAGGACCGCCAGGCCGGGGTGGTCGGCGCGGGCCCGCACCGCCGCGCGCAGGCCCTCGTCGGTGAAGGTCGGGGGCATGCGCACGTCGACCACGGCCACGTCCGGGCGCTGCTCGGCCACCGCGGCCAGCAGGTCGGTCGGGTTGTCCACACTGGACACCACGTCGAAGCCCTCGCTGCGCAGCAGCAGGCTCAGGCCCTCGCGGAGCAGGGCGTCGTCCTCGGCGATGACGATGCGCAACGGTGCGGTCCTCTCAGGTGCCGGTGGGCAGGGTGACGGTCAGGCGGGTCGGACCGCCCCGGGGGCTGAACAGCTCGGTGGTGCCGTCGAAGGCGGCCACCCGGCGGCTGATGCCGGTCAGGCCCGAGCCGTCCGCGGCGTCGGCGCCGCCGTGGCCGTCGTCGAGCACGGTCAGGGTCAGGGTGGTGCCGGTGACGTCCAGGACGACCTCGCAGCGTTGCGCGCCGCTGTGCTTGGCCACGTTGGTCAGCGCCTCGGCGATCACGAAGTAGGCCGCCGCCTCGACCGCGGCGGGCAGGCGGCGCAGGCCGGTGACGGTGACCTCGCACGGGATGGTGCAGCGCGCGGCCAGGGCGTCCACCGCGCCGTCCAGGCCCCGGTCGGCCAGCACCGGCGGGTAGATGCTGCGCACCACGTCGCGCAGCTCGGCCAGGGCGTCCGCGGCGGCGTTCTGCGCGGTCAGCACGGACGGCAGCGCCAGCGCCGGGTCGCGCCGCAGGGCCCGTTCCACGATGCCCAGGTGCATGACGACCGCGACCAGGCGGTTCTGCGTGCCGTCGTGCAGGTCGCGCTCGATGCGCCGCAGCTCCGCGCCGTGCGCCTCCAGGGCCGCGGCGCGGGTCGCGGTCAGCTCGGCGACCCGTTCGACCAGGGAGGCCTTGGCCGGGGTGAGCAGCCGGACGGCGGTGCGCGCGTGCACGTCGGCCAGCCACGGCCCGGCGAACACCGCCACCAGCAGCGCGCCGAACGCGGTCAGCAGCGACAGCCCCGCGGTGGGCCAGGAGTGGACGTGGATGTTGTAGGAGCTGTCCATGCCGGTGGGCGAGAGCCACCAGATCGCCGAGATCACGGTGTTCTGCACGACCGAGCCCGGAATGCCGAAGCCGACGACGCCCAGCACCATGCCCACCGGGGCGTGCACCAGGAGCCAGCCGAGGTCCTTGCGGGTGCCCGGGTCGGTGAGCACGGTGACCACCTGCGCCCCGATGCCGCCCTCCAGCGGCCGGTACCGGCCGGGCACCGCCACGCCCGCGCGGGCGCCGCAGCGGCGGCGGTCCACGTCGGTGACCCACCGCTGCACGCGCACCAGGGACGGCAGCAACGGCAGCGTGAACACCAGCAGCGTGCACACGAACAGCGCGGGCAGCAGCACCACCGAGGCCAGCGCGGTGGCCATGCCGATCAGGTGGTACAGCACGCCGCGCCACGTGCGCTCCCACAGTCCGGCCATGCGTCCCCACACTCCACGGTGGAGCCTGCTCCACCCTCGATCCGGTACCGCGCGGGATGTCTCCGCGCCACCGCGCAAACCTACCGTCGAGACATGACAGCGGTAGCACTCGACGCGGTGACCAAGACCTACGGCCGGGGTGACAACGCGACCACGGCGCTGCGCGGAGTGACCCGCGTACTGCCGGACGGCCGGTTCACCGCCGTGATGGGCCCGTCCGGTTCGGGCAAGAGCACGTTCCTGCAGTGCGCGGCGGGCCTGGACACGCCGACCTCCGGCTCGGTGCGCATCGGCGGCACCGAGCTGACCGGGCTCAAGGAGGCGAAGCTGACCGAGCTGCGCCGCGAGCGCGTCGGCTTCATCTTCCAGGGCTACAACCTGGTGCCCTCGCTGACCGTCGAGGACAACATCACGCTGCCGCTGCGCTTCGCCGGACGCGCCCCGGACCGCGCCTGGCTGGCCGAGATCACCCACCGGGTGGGGCTGACCGGGCTGCTCGGGCGGCGCCCGAACCAGCTCTCCGGCGGGCAGCAGCAGCGCGTGGCGGTGGCCCGCGCGCTGTTGTCCCGGCCTGAGGTGGTCTTCGCCGACGAGCCGACCGGTGCCCTGGACTCCCGCACCGGGGTCGCGGTGCTGACGCTGCTGCGCGAGCTGGTCGACGAGCTGCGCCAGACCGTCGTCATGGTCACGCACGACCCGGTGGCCGCCTCCTTCGCGCACAGCGTGCTGTTCCTGGCCGACGGCCGGATCGTGGACGAGCTCGTCGAGCCGACCGCGGCCAAGGTCGCCGACCGCATGACCCACCTCGGGGAGTGGTGACCGGTGTTCTCCTTCGCCTGGCAGACGATCCGCGCCCGCAAGGCCGGGTTCGCCGCGGCCTTCCTCGCCCTGTTCGGCGGTGCCGTGCTGCTCACCGCGTGCGGGGTGCTGATGGAGTCCGGACTGTTCGGTGGTGTGCCCGTGCGGCGGTACGCGGCCGCGCCGGTGGTGGTCAGCGCCGACCGGGCCATCGCGGTTGCCCGCGAGGAGAAGCCGGACCGCGGCGAGGACGTGTCCGAGCAGGTGCCGCTCCCGGTCAGCCTGGTCGACCGGCTCGCGGGCGTGCCCGGGGTGACCGACGTGGTCGGTGAGGTCAGCTTCGCGGCCACCGTCGGTGAGCAGGCCGCGCTCGGCCACGGCTGGGGCAGCGCGCGGCTGAGCCCGTACACCCTGCGCGAGGGCAGCGAGCCCCGCACCGCCACCGACGTCGTGCTGGACACCGGGCTGGCGGCCGAGGCCGGGCTGAGGCCGGGCCAGCGGGTCAAGATCATGGTGGACCGCGCGCCCGTCGAGTACCGGATCACCGGTCTGGCGCAGGCCCCGGTCCCCGGTCCGGCCGCCTTCTTCACCGACGCCGCCGCCCGCGCGCTCTCCGGCCGTCCGGACCAGGTCGCCGCGATCGGCGTGTTCGGCCCGGCCCGAGTCGCCGACGCCGTGCGCGAGCGCTTCCCCGACCTCGTGGTGCGCACCGGCGCCGACCGCGGTGAGGCCGAGGCCCTGTCCGGGGCCGGCTCCCGCGTGCTGCTGCTCGCGCTGTCCGGCTCGTTCTCCGGGTTCGTGCTGATGATCGTGGTGTTCGTGACCGCGAGCACCCTGGCCCTGGTGCTCAGCCAGCGCCGCCGCGAGCTGGCCCTGCTGCGCGCCATCGCCGCCACCCCGCGCCAGCTGCGCCGCCTGCTGGGCAGCGAGACGCTCATCGTCAGCGTGGCCGCCGCCGCGCTCGGTGTGGTGCCGGGCCTGCTCATCGCGGACAGCCTGCGCGGCTTCCTCGTCACCATCGGCTTCCTGACCCCCGACTTCACCCTGCACTACAGCCCGGTGCCCCCGCTGGCCGCGTTCCTGCTGCTCGGTGGTGCGGCGCAGCTGGCCACGCTGTCCGCCGCCCGGAAGGCACTGCGCGCCAAGCCGGTCGAGGCCCTGGCGGAGTCCACTGTGGAACCCGCCGGGCTGGGCCGGGGCCGGGTGGTCACCGGCTGGGTGCTGCTCGTGGTGGCCGTGGCGGGCGCGGTGTCCACCGCGTTCATCCCCGGGGAGCCCGCGGTCGTCCCGGCGACGATGTCCGCGCTGGTCGCCATCATCGCGCTGGGCCTGCTCGGACCGGTGGTCACCGCCGCCGCGACCCGCCTGTTCGCCCGCCGCGCGCTGCGCTCGGGCGATGCCGCCCGGTTCCTCGCCGCGCACAACGGCATCGCGCACTCCCGCCGCCTGGCCGCCTCGGTCACCCCGCTCGTGCTCACCATGGGCTTCGCGATCACCCACTTCTACGGCGGCACCACCTCGGCCGAGGCCGCCCAGGCGCAGGCGCGCGCGGCCACCGTCGCCGACCACGTGCTCACCTCGCCGCACGGGCTGCCCGCCGAGGTCGCGGACAAGGTCCGGGCCCTGCCCGGCACCCGCGCGGCCACGCCGGTGGTCAGCACCGAGGTGGTCGCCCTGGACCGCGCGGCCACCGAGGAGCCGCTGTCCCGCTCGCGCGCGGTCGGCGTGGACGCCAGCCAGCTCGGCGGCACCCTGGACGTGCGGGTGACCGGCGGGAACCTGGCCGAGCTGACCGGCGACACGGTGGCGCTGTCCGAGCGCGAGGCCTGGTGGCTGGGCACACGGCTGGGCGAGGAGGTGGAGCTGTACCTGGGCGACCGCACACTGGTGAAGCTGCGCCTGGTCGCGCTGGTCGAGCCCAACCTGGGCCTGGGGGACGTGCTGCTGCCGCACACCCTGGTCCTGCCGCACACCAGCGACCGCCGGGTGGACTCGGTGCTGGTCGCCGGGAACCCGGATCTGAGCGGCCTGGGCTACCCCGGACTGACCGCGCGGTCGAAGGCGGAGCTGACCGTGGCGCCCGACCCGCAGCAGGAGGCCAACCTCTGGCTCAACCGCGTGCTGCTCGGCGTGATCCTGCTGTACGTGGCGCTGTCGGTGGTGAACAGCCTGGTCACCGCCACCCTGGACCGCGGGGCCGAACTGGGCCTGCTGCGCCTGCTCGGCGGGACGAAGTCCCAGCTCCGGACCATGCTGCGCGCGGAGTCCCGGCTGATCGTGACCCTGGCGGTGGTGCTGGGCTCGCTGGTGCCGGTGCTGCCCCTCGCGCTGCTCAGCCTCAACCTCACCGGCACACCCGTCCCGGCCGGGTCTCCCCTGGTCTACCTGGGCGTTCTCCTGCTGACCGTCCTGATCGGACTGCTCTCGGTGCGGCTGCCCGCCCGTCGGCTCACCCGATAGCGGATCGACCCGAGTCTTGTCTTGACCCGTCGACTGATGAAGTGATTTAGTCACTTTATGAGCCGACGGGAACAGACGTTGTCCGAGCGCCTCGCGGACGACATCGTCGAGATCATCCGCAGCGAGGGCCTGGTCCCGGGCGAGGCGATGGCCTCCTCCCGGGACCTCGCCCAGCGCCTGGACGTCACCACGCCGACCGTGCGCGAGGCCCTGCGCCGGCTGGAGGCGACCGGTGTGGTCGAGCTGCGGCACGGCTCCGGCACCTACGTCGGCCCCGGCATCGGGCGCCGCCTGCTGGCCAACCCGCACCAGCCCCGCCTCACCCGCGAGTCGGTGCTGGAGCTCGTGGACGCGCGCCTGGTGCTGGAACCGGCCATCGCGGCCACCGCCGCCCGCATCCGCCAGCCGGAGGCGATGGCCGACCTGGAAGCGGCCAGCACCAACGCCCTGCACCCACCGGACGGGGACGCCCGGCCGAAGCTGCTCTTCCACGTGGCGCTCGCCGCGTGCACCGGCAACGGCATGCTGCGCGAGACCGTCGAGGCACTGCTGTACACCCGCTCGCGCGAGCAGATCGCCATCCGCCACCGCTACCACGACCGGGAACGCGACCACGCCGAGCACCTGGACATCCTCGCGGCCGTCCGCGCCGGTGACGCCGAGGCCGCCGAGCACCTCACCCGCGAGCACCTCAAGGCCATCCGCGCCGCGGTCGAGGCCGCCGAGTTCCCGGAGGAACGGTCATGACCGCACGACTCCCCCGCCTCGGCGAGCTGACCACCGAGGAGGCCGCCCAGGCCGTCACCACCAGCCCGGTGGTGCTCATCCCCGCGGGCGCCTTCGAGCAGCACGGGCCTGGCCTGCCGCTGGCCACCGACCTGATCCGCGCCGAGCACGTGGCCGACCGGGTCGCGGCGGCCTGCGGCGGACGGGCCGTGGTCGGTCCGGCCATCCCGGTCGGCGTCTCCCCGCACCACCTGGCCTTCGCGGGCACCGTCTCCCTGTCCACCACCACCTTCGCCACGCTCGTGCGGGAGTACTGCGAGGCGCTGTACGCGCACGGCTGGCGGCGGATCATGGTGATCACCGGGCACGGCGGCAACAACGCCGCGCTCAGCACCGTCGCGCAGGACTACCTGGCCACCCGGCCCGACCTCGAGTTCGCCTGGACCCCGCTCACCGCCCTGGCCAAGGACGTGGTGGCGGAGATGGGCGTCAGCGAGGTGCACGGGCACAGCGGTGAGGCCGAGACCGCGCAGATGCTGCACCTGGCACCGGAACTGGTGCGCTCCGAACGTCTTCAGCCCGGTACCACGCGGCTGGACGAGCTCGACCCCCTCGCCCGGCTCGCCCGCCGGCCCGGGCACCCCACGTTGACCGTGCGCTACGACCGGCTCAGCCCCTCCGGGGTGCTGGGCGATCCGCGCCGCGCCACCGCGCAGGCCGGTGAGTCCATTGTGGACACCGCGGTCGCCAGGATCGTCGACTACCTCGACGACTGGCTGGCCATCTGACCCTGCTCCCGCACTCGTCAGAGTTGACGAAAGGGAAAACGCATGTCCCGCACCTCCCGGCTGCTCGCCGTGGCCGCGCTGTGCGCCACCGCCGCCGCCACCCTGGTCGTGCCCGCCTCGGCCTCGCCCTGGGGCGCGACGCGCTCCTGTGCCAAGCCCGCGCCCCAGGCCGAGGGCACGAGCGTGCTGCACGAGATCAGCAGCGGCGGGCGTGAGCGCACGTACCAGCTGCACCTGCCCGAGGGCTACTCGGGCAAGACCGACTGGCCGCTGGTCCTGGCCTACCACGGCCGGGGCAACACCGGCGCGGGCACCGAGGAGTTCTCCAAGCTCTCCACCCTGCCCGCCGTGGTGGCCTACCCCAACGGCGTGGTCGGCACCGGGGAGGGCGAGCGCCAGGCCTGGCAGGGCGCGCCGTACTCCGCCCCCGGAGTGGACGACGTCGCCTTCACCAGGGACCTGCTGGACAAGCTCCAGGCCCAGCTGTGCACCGACGCCGGGCGCGTGTACGCCACCGGCAAGTCCAACGGCGCCGGGTTCACCGCCATCCTGGCCTGCCGACTGGCCAGCCGGATCACCGCGATCGCCCCGGTCGCCGGTGCCTTCTACGGCACGGGCGAACCGCCCTGCCGCCCGTCCCGGCCGGTGCCGGTGATCGAGTTCCACGGCAGCGCGGACGTCACCGTCCCCTACACCGGGGACGAGGAACGCGGCCTGCCCGGCATCCGCGACTGGGTCTCGGCCTGGGCCAAGCGCGACGGCTGCCGCACCACCAGGCCGGACACCCAGACCGGGACCGACATCACCACCTCGACCTGGACCGGCTGCAAGGACGACGTGCAGGTCAAGCACGTGCGGGTGACCGAGGGCGGGCACACCTGGCCGGGCGCCGACGTCTACAGCGGCGGCGGCGTCACCACCCAGACCATCGAGGCGCACGAGGTGCTCTGGCGCTTCGTCCGCGACTACCGCCTGCCCTGCTGACGGGACACCCCATGACCACCACCGCTGCTGACGAGAAGAAGCTGCCCCGCGTGCTGCGGGTGCTGGGCGTGATCGAACGGGCGGGCAACGCCCTGCCGCACCCCTTCTGGCTGTTCTGGATCCTGGCCCTGCTGCTCGGCGTGGCCAGCGCGGTCCTGGCCGGGCTGGACGTCTCGGTCGTCTCCCCCAAGGACGGCAAGGTCGTCGAGGTCCGCAACCTGTTCTCCGGCCAGGGCCTGGCGATGGCCCTGGCCACGATGGTGGAGAACTTCGCCTCCTTCCCGCCGATGGCCACGATCGTCGTGGTGATCATGGGCGTGGCGGTGGCCGAGCGCAGCGGCTTCCTGGGCACGCTGATGAAGGTCGGCGTGTCCCGGGTGCCCGCCTCCTGGGTGGTGTTCGCGGTCGCCTTCGCCGGGACCGTCTCGCACGTGGCCTCGGCCGCGGCGTACATCATCCTGGTGCCGCTGGGCGGGCTGGCCTTCCGCGCGGTGGGCCGCTCGCCGATCCTGGGCATCGTGGTGGCCTACACCTCGATCGCCTCGGGCTACGACGCCTCGCCGATCCCCACCCCGAACGACGCGATCTTCGCGGGCATCACCACCGCGGCGGCCCGGCTGATCAGCCCGGAGATCACGGTCTCCCCGCTGAGCAACTGGTTCTTCAACATCGCCTCCTCCTTCCTGCTGGCCCTGGTGATCACGCTGGTCACCAGGCTGGTGCTGAGCAAGCGCCCGGACCTGGACCCCGACCCGGACGCCGACCTCACCGCCATCGGCGACCTGGTCGTGGCGCGGCGGGAGCGGCTGGCGCTGCGCTGGTCGCTGCTCACGCTGGTGCTCATGCTGGCCGTGCTCACCGCGATCACGCTGCCGAGCTGGTCGCCGCTGCGCGGCAAGGGCGGCGACCTGGTCGACTCGCCGCTGCTGGACGGCATCGCCGCGATCGTGGCGTTCCTGTTCGGCACCACCGGCATCGTCTACGGGTACGTGGCCCGCACCATCACCAAGGCCGCGGACGTCCCGAAGCTGATGGTCGAGGGCCTCAAGCAGATGGCGCCGGTGCTCGTGCTGTTCTTCGCGATCGCCCAGTTCCTCCAGTACTTCGAGTGGACCCGGCTGGGTGATGTGCTCGCGGTGAACGCGGCGGAGGTGTTCCGGGACAGCGGCATGCCGCTACCGGTGATCTTCCTGCTGGTGCTGGTGCTGCTCACCCTGGTCAACGTGATGGTGACCAGCGGGTCGGCCATGTGGTCGATCGCCGCGCCGGTGCTGGTGCCCATGCTGATGCTGGTGCACATCTCGCCGGAGACCACGCAGGCGCTGTTCCGCATCGCCGACTCCGGGTCGACCGCGATCACCCCGATGAGCCCGTACTTCATCATGGCGCTCGGGTTCATGCAGCGGTACCGGAAGAACGCGGGCATCGGCACGCTGGCCTCGTACACGCTGCCGCTGGCGGTCGCGATGACGCTCAGCTGGACGCTGTTGTTCCTGGCCTGGTGG
Proteins encoded in this region:
- a CDS encoding creatininase family protein — protein: MTARLPRLGELTTEEAAQAVTTSPVVLIPAGAFEQHGPGLPLATDLIRAEHVADRVAAACGGRAVVGPAIPVGVSPHHLAFAGTVSLSTTTFATLVREYCEALYAHGWRRIMVITGHGGNNAALSTVAQDYLATRPDLEFAWTPLTALAKDVVAEMGVSEVHGHSGEAETAQMLHLAPELVRSERLQPGTTRLDELDPLARLARRPGHPTLTVRYDRLSPSGVLGDPRRATAQAGESIVDTAVARIVDYLDDWLAI
- a CDS encoding response regulator gives rise to the protein MRIVIAEDDALLREGLSLLLRSEGFDVVSSVDNPTDLLAAVAEQRPDVAVVDVRMPPTFTDEGLRAAVRARADHPGLAVLVLSAYVEDSYASELLASGGGGIGYLLKERVGKVADFLDALHRVAGGGTALDPEVVSQLLVRRRADDPVRTLTAREREVLALMAEGHSNTTIGEMLVISAGAVHKHIGNIFAKLGLPSTDGAGHRRVQAVLAYLRA
- a CDS encoding sensor histidine kinase, which produces MAGLWERTWRGVLYHLIGMATALASVVLLPALFVCTLLVFTLPLLPSLVRVQRWVTDVDRRRCGARAGVAVPGRYRPLEGGIGAQVVTVLTDPGTRKDLGWLLVHAPVGMVLGVVGFGIPGSVVQNTVISAIWWLSPTGMDSSYNIHVHSWPTAGLSLLTAFGALLVAVFAGPWLADVHARTAVRLLTPAKASLVERVAELTATRAAALEAHGAELRRIERDLHDGTQNRLVAVVMHLGIVERALRRDPALALPSVLTAQNAAADALAELRDVVRSIYPPVLADRGLDGAVDALAARCTIPCEVTVTGLRRLPAAVEAAAYFVIAEALTNVAKHSGAQRCEVVLDVTGTTLTLTVLDDGHGGADAADGSGLTGISRRVAAFDGTTELFSPRGGPTRLTVTLPTGT
- a CDS encoding ABC transporter permease — protein: MFSFAWQTIRARKAGFAAAFLALFGGAVLLTACGVLMESGLFGGVPVRRYAAAPVVVSADRAIAVAREEKPDRGEDVSEQVPLPVSLVDRLAGVPGVTDVVGEVSFAATVGEQAALGHGWGSARLSPYTLREGSEPRTATDVVLDTGLAAEAGLRPGQRVKIMVDRAPVEYRITGLAQAPVPGPAAFFTDAAARALSGRPDQVAAIGVFGPARVADAVRERFPDLVVRTGADRGEAEALSGAGSRVLLLALSGSFSGFVLMIVVFVTASTLALVLSQRRRELALLRAIAATPRQLRRLLGSETLIVSVAAAALGVVPGLLIADSLRGFLVTIGFLTPDFTLHYSPVPPLAAFLLLGGAAQLATLSAARKALRAKPVEALAESTVEPAGLGRGRVVTGWVLLVVAVAGAVSTAFIPGEPAVVPATMSALVAIIALGLLGPVVTAAATRLFARRALRSGDAARFLAAHNGIAHSRRLAASVTPLVLTMGFAITHFYGGTTSAEAAQAQARAATVADHVLTSPHGLPAEVADKVRALPGTRAATPVVSTEVVALDRAATEEPLSRSRAVGVDASQLGGTLDVRVTGGNLAELTGDTVALSEREAWWLGTRLGEEVELYLGDRTLVKLRLVALVEPNLGLGDVLLPHTLVLPHTSDRRVDSVLVAGNPDLSGLGYPGLTARSKAELTVAPDPQQEANLWLNRVLLGVILLYVALSVVNSLVTATLDRGAELGLLRLLGGTKSQLRTMLRAESRLIVTLAVVLGSLVPVLPLALLSLNLTGTPVPAGSPLVYLGVLLLTVLIGLLSVRLPARRLTR
- a CDS encoding FadR/GntR family transcriptional regulator, producing the protein MSRREQTLSERLADDIVEIIRSEGLVPGEAMASSRDLAQRLDVTTPTVREALRRLEATGVVELRHGSGTYVGPGIGRRLLANPHQPRLTRESVLELVDARLVLEPAIAATAARIRQPEAMADLEAASTNALHPPDGDARPKLLFHVALAACTGNGMLRETVEALLYTRSREQIAIRHRYHDRERDHAEHLDILAAVRAGDAEAAEHLTREHLKAIRAAVEAAEFPEERS
- a CDS encoding ABC transporter ATP-binding protein, with the translated sequence MTAVALDAVTKTYGRGDNATTALRGVTRVLPDGRFTAVMGPSGSGKSTFLQCAAGLDTPTSGSVRIGGTELTGLKEAKLTELRRERVGFIFQGYNLVPSLTVEDNITLPLRFAGRAPDRAWLAEITHRVGLTGLLGRRPNQLSGGQQQRVAVARALLSRPEVVFADEPTGALDSRTGVAVLTLLRELVDELRQTVVMVTHDPVAASFAHSVLFLADGRIVDELVEPTAAKVADRMTHLGEW
- a CDS encoding AbgT family transporter translates to MTTTAADEKKLPRVLRVLGVIERAGNALPHPFWLFWILALLLGVASAVLAGLDVSVVSPKDGKVVEVRNLFSGQGLAMALATMVENFASFPPMATIVVVIMGVAVAERSGFLGTLMKVGVSRVPASWVVFAVAFAGTVSHVASAAAYIILVPLGGLAFRAVGRSPILGIVVAYTSIASGYDASPIPTPNDAIFAGITTAAARLISPEITVSPLSNWFFNIASSFLLALVITLVTRLVLSKRPDLDPDPDADLTAIGDLVVARRERLALRWSLLTLVLMLAVLTAITLPSWSPLRGKGGDLVDSPLLDGIAAIVAFLFGTTGIVYGYVARTITKAADVPKLMVEGLKQMAPVLVLFFAIAQFLQYFEWTRLGDVLAVNAAEVFRDSGMPLPVIFLLVLVLLTLVNVMVTSGSAMWSIAAPVLVPMLMLVHISPETTQALFRIADSGSTAITPMSPYFIMALGFMQRYRKNAGIGTLASYTLPLAVAMTLSWTLLFLAWWGLGIPWGPGVPSR
- a CDS encoding alpha/beta hydrolase family esterase; the protein is MSRTSRLLAVAALCATAAATLVVPASASPWGATRSCAKPAPQAEGTSVLHEISSGGRERTYQLHLPEGYSGKTDWPLVLAYHGRGNTGAGTEEFSKLSTLPAVVAYPNGVVGTGEGERQAWQGAPYSAPGVDDVAFTRDLLDKLQAQLCTDAGRVYATGKSNGAGFTAILACRLASRITAIAPVAGAFYGTGEPPCRPSRPVPVIEFHGSADVTVPYTGDEERGLPGIRDWVSAWAKRDGCRTTRPDTQTGTDITTSTWTGCKDDVQVKHVRVTEGGHTWPGADVYSGGGVTTQTIEAHEVLWRFVRDYRLPC
- a CDS encoding lactate 2-monooxygenase, which translates into the protein MTAPHSAYQNEIYLQGLGDVRPAVSTDLTTLEAAARGKLDPGPFGYVAGGAGAGATMRANREAFDRWRIVPRMLRDATQRDLRVTVLGEQLPGPVVLAPVGVQAIVHPDAELATARAAAEVGLPMVLSTASSTSIEDVAAASGSGSRWYQLYWPNDDEVCASLLRRAKAAGYRVLVVTLDTWTLAWRPADLDQAYLPFLRGVGTAIPFSDPAFRAGLAAPPEEDPQMAILRWVQLFTGQDKSWDRLPFLREHWDGPIVLKGVQHPDDARRAVDAGVEGVVVSNHGGRQVDGAVASLDLLPEIAEAVGDRLEVLFDSGVRTGSDVVKALALGARAVLLGRPWVYGLALGGQEGVRHVLRAVLAETELTMALSGYRHPDELDRAALRCANR